In Bradyrhizobium guangdongense, the sequence CCGGCCGCCGGATGTCATGATCCATGGCTGGGGAAACAGCGTGCCGTTGGCAGTATGCGGCACGTCGGCGCGAAGGCCGCAGCTGAGCGGCGGCACGATCTCCTGGCGGGTAATGGTCCGCGGCACGCCGCCGCCTTCGGCGAGGATGCGCTCATCGCGCGCGGCAGCCGCTTCCGGATCGCGCTCGCAGATGACGTGGCCGATCGCCTTGATGCGGCTCGTCAGCTCACGGACGTGAGCGCTGCGTTCGTCCTGATAGGTATCGAGCAGCGCCTCGCCGGAGGCGCCGCGCAGAACGCGCGCGAGCTTCCAGACCAGATTGGCGACATCGCGAACGCCTTGACACATCCCCTGCCCAATGAACGGCGGCTGCTGATGGGCGGCATCTCCGGCAAGGAAGACGCGCCCTTCGCGCCATTTGCTGGCGACGAGGGCATGAAAGCGATAGCTCGCCGCCCGCCACAGCGCCGCATCATCAGGCGTGAGCCAGCGCGCCAACAGCCGCCAGACCTGCTCGGGCTGCTCCATTGCGCGTGGATCCTCGCCGGGCAGCAGCATGATCTCGAACCGCCGGTGCGAGCCCGGGCCGACGATATAGGTGGTCGGCCGTGACGGATCGCAGAACTGCGCCGCGGTGCGCGGCAGCTTGGCAAGCCCAGATGCGTTGACCCTGAGGTCGATCACGAGCCAGGGCTCGTCGAAGACCAGATCGTCGAAGCCAATCCCGAGCTGACGGCGAACCGCGCTCGATGCGCCGTCGCAGGCGATGACATAGTCCGCCGTGACGTTGCGCGTGCCCTGGTCGCCGCACAGCTCGAGCGTCACACCATCAGGCGCCTGCTCGAGCTTGCGGAGCTCGGTACCGAGCTCCACGACCACCGACCGATAGGACCGCGCATGGGCGCGCAGGATCTCCTCGACCGGCGGCTGGGTGAACACCATGGTCGGGGTGTAGCCGAGCGGATAAGGCTCACTCACCATATCGATGCGGCGGATCAATTGGCCGCGCGCGCCGAAATGCTCCGACGCCGGAAACGGCGCAATGTGCGGACTGAGCGGCTCGGCAACACCGAGATTGTCGAACAGCCGCAGGATCTCGTGATCGAGCGCGATTGCACGCGGCTTGTCGTAGACCGCTCGGTCGCGGTCGACCGCCAGGGTCTGGATCCCCTCTGCGCCGAGCAGGCTGGCGGCGACGGCGCCTGACGGGCCGAAGCCGACGACAGCAACCTGGACATCGTTCGCGGGCTTCGAAACGGACACTGACCGAGACCTCGTTTGCGTGTTGATTGATCGTCGTGCTCAGCGCGCGGCGTAGCGGACGGAGAGTTGCGCGGCCTTCACGTGGTCGGCCTTGGGCGGCGCGATGCCCCATTGATCGGTGCGACCGGGCGGCCAGACCCAATGATCCGGGCCCCGCACGACGTAGCTGTCGTCGACCTGGAGCACCTCGGCGGTGTATTCGATCACGGT encodes:
- a CDS encoding bifunctional 3-(3-hydroxy-phenyl)propionate/3-hydroxycinnamic acid hydroxylase → MSVSKPANDVQVAVVGFGPSGAVAASLLGAEGIQTLAVDRDRAVYDKPRAIALDHEILRLFDNLGVAEPLSPHIAPFPASEHFGARGQLIRRIDMVSEPYPLGYTPTMVFTQPPVEEILRAHARSYRSVVVELGTELRKLEQAPDGVTLELCGDQGTRNVTADYVIACDGASSAVRRQLGIGFDDLVFDEPWLVIDLRVNASGLAKLPRTAAQFCDPSRPTTYIVGPGSHRRFEIMLLPGEDPRAMEQPEQVWRLLARWLTPDDAALWRAASYRFHALVASKWREGRVFLAGDAAHQQPPFIGQGMCQGVRDVANLVWKLARVLRGASGEALLDTYQDERSAHVRELTSRIKAIGHVICERDPEAAAARDERILAEGGGVPRTITRQEIVPPLSCGLRADVPHTANGTLFPQPWIMTSGGRQLLDTMCGAGWRLVLRADSAVARSRAIASHAVEIGLRLIAIATADHDQLPYILREESDVVTDWFARHACAAAIVRPDHYVYGVAADEAGLAEMLSGLEARLR